In Palaemon carinicauda isolate YSFRI2023 chromosome 28, ASM3689809v2, whole genome shotgun sequence, a single genomic region encodes these proteins:
- the LOC137621953 gene encoding zinc finger BED domain-containing protein 5-like has translation MDKFVVRKRKVQEDESQDQMVASSIGTASESNIEDVPGPSKTKCKKGKHASLSKKRTYVDAYLAYGFTSNNDEDNPRPVCLVCGDTLSNEAMVPSKLKRHPNTRHPFVSQKDMAYFSRLLKGQSKAATKMVKRVSVTDTALEASFRVAELIAKKMKPHTTGEEIIGPACNIIVETMLGKEAQEQISKVPLSNNTISRRISERSKDIIVEQFMFCKELQTRTTGEDIFVSVNSYLTQHGLSWNYCCGICTDGAPSMIGKYKGFITRALKENPSIITTHCFLHREALVAKTSGEELTEVLNQSVQMVNFIKSRPLKKRVFQKMCQEMGAVHISLILHTDIRWLSRGRVLNRVLELKEELKTFFQEEGHDIFKKLLENSTWCLKLSYLADIFMKLNELNLSMQGRLEGIVTSVNKMKGFQRKLKSWKSAIQKDDVSNLPSLQQPGYKGLGTEKNLILNHLEQLREAVDKYFPSLSTEKLDWIVSPLELADMAEELDFTAIEHDEFLDMSADSTLKVKFEKSDVTLAAFWHGTLGEYPNLAKKAISLLLPFSTSYLCEQAFSAMATIKSKQRNRLLSLEDDMRVALSTIRPDIKSLCSKHQLQVSH, from the coding sequence ATGGATAAGTTCGTTGTGAGGAAGCGAAAAGTACAGGAAGATGAATCTCAAGACCAAATGGTGGCTTCCAGTATTGGTACTGCTTCAGAGTCAAATATTGAAGATGTTCCTGGACCATCTAAAACAAAATGCAAAAAGGGGAAGCACGCATCTCTCTCGAAGAAAAGAACATATGTTGATGCCTATTTAGCATATGGTTTTACTTCAAACAATGATGAAGATAATCCACGCCCTGTGTGTTTAGTTTGTGGAGATACACTCAGCAATGAGGCCATGGTACCTAGTAAGCTCAAGCGGCACCCTAATACCAGACATCCTTTTGTGTCGCAGAAGGACATGGCATATTTTTCTCGTTTGTTAAAAGGGCAAAGTAAGGCCGCTACTAAAATGGTCAAGAGGGTATCAGTAACCGACACTGCTCTTGAAGCTTCTTTCAGAGTAGCAGAGCTGATAGCAAAGAAGATGAAGCCTCATACAACTGGTGAAGAAATCATTGGCCCTGCATGCAACATAATTGTAGAAACAATGCTTGGCAAAGAAGCTCAGGAACAGATTTCGAAAGTACCTCTTTCCAATAACACCATCAGCCGCAGGATATCTGAAAGGTCAAAAGATATTATTGTGGAACAGTTTATGTTTTGCAAAGAATTACAGACCAGAACCACTGGAGAGGATATCTTCGTGTCTGTAAATTCGTACCTCACTCAACATGGTCTTTCATGGAATTATTGTTGCGGCATATGTACTGATGGTGCACCGTCGATGATAGGGAAGTACAAAGGCTTCATCACCAGAGCATTGAAAGAAAATCCATCTATAATTACAACtcactgcttcctacacagagaggcGTTAGTAGCCAAGACAAGTGGAGAAGAGTtgactgaggttttaaaccagtcTGTCCAGATGGTTAATTTCATCAAATCCAGGCCACTGAAAAAAAGGGTTTTTCAAAAGATGTGTCAAGAAATGGGTGCGGTTCATATTTCACTGATTTTGCATACTGACATAAGGTGGTTATCAAGGGGTCGTGTACTGAACCGCGTTCTTGAACTCAAAGAAGAATTAAAAACCTTTTTCCAAGAGGAGGGACATGATATATTCAAAAAGCTGCTTGAAAATTCTACTTGGTGTTTGAAGCTGTCATATTTGGCAGATATTTTCATGAAGCTGAATGAACTAAATCTCTCAATGCAGGGGAGACTTGAGGGAATTGTAACATCAGTTAACAAGATGAAAGGTTTCCAGAGAAAGTTAAAATCATGGAAGTCGGCTATTCAGAAAGACGATGTGTCAAACCTCCCTTCTCTTCAACAACCAGGATATAAAGGTCTGGGAActgaaaaaaatcttattcttAATCACTTGGAACAACTAAGAGAAGCAGTTGATAAGTATTTTCCATCGCTTTCTACAGAGAAACTCGATTGGATTGTATCACCCTTAGAACTGGCTGACATGGCTGAAGAACTGGACTTCACGGCAATAGAACATGATGAATTTCTTGATATGTCTGCTGATTCAACACTGAAAGTCAAATTTGAGAAGAGTGACGTGACACTGGCAGCTTTTTGGCATGGAACATTGGGGGAATATCCTAATTTGGCTAAGAAAGCTATTTCTCTACTTTTGCCTTTCTCCACATCGTATCTGTGTGAGCAGGCATTTTCTGCCATGGCAACAATAAAATCGAAACAAAGAAATAGGCTTCTTTCACTTGAGGATGATATGCGGGTGGCATTATCAACAATAAGACCTGATATCAAGAGTTTGTGTTCCAAGCATCAGTTGCAAGTTTCACACTAA
- the LOC137621683 gene encoding uncharacterized protein codes for MTDIRLLVMSRKYIRSQVTRQFNERHKFSQYNSSQKLNLVEKLKNFKEELKGFDSKVISLKWSESEDENEMEIEFSSCQEYKEKISEMLLLLEVNVNGSTSENLNETPLSRLKSPVAPLPKFKSSDDESLELFLQQFEETTRKFSYTDYDRLLLLKQQVSGKALLLIDSLEADKQGYSHAKELLKTAFASVPTQKFNVMKQLQELKLGYDSEPFQYISNIRKLQEAVKTLKMDIDDVLQYFFLRGMNETFRNQLIQITNNSKPTTSEIVDNFFEANERYQNANKLGKLSKSKLPSAERHQDKLGLSKSSNLAAEVNFKSSNPFNSCTLCSDKVNGDHPIHKCPNFATAKEKIARLSILNGCTKCARIEHLDSSCHFRFSRKCKYCQGWHFSFLCLSDNHESSEVRDLVRNPKKAVPNPKQNEKSKSKDVQNSTQNGVVCPGSSFQSKGGINSILPTFSCTLGPSKIRGLKDSGSQANFISECALEGQCFKVVKDNFDLVVNGFNGAKCYRTKIVQISVKIGETAHNIEAICVPGIDINLNLPGLGKVVRSFRNYGYKLLDEFLDEAREDISNIQFVLGANSAHCLMEKMVSFGHSGQCVYYETRFGIMLIGNIEKLIANLTFLPSLHDDTHLLFGLEENLDEQGKSLDNIKFPMTSCFKSSVRCIGSAEDPTICILDHDGRISEHKLQKATDHILERECSYYLHKDRTDLDGESTEHNKKLVRYLLNNTQRDEEGRLVMPLLWNGRVSHLLGKNTNLAKQILKSNLKKLSKNNEFLRLLDDNIKTQVAQNLIERIDNLDKFCEEHPEYSVLPHMGIFKLDHSTTKCRMVFLSNLCEKQSNGSPSISHNQAMWAGPCINQNLSTALLLLRFDSHLLCFDLKKAFQQIALNETDQSKLLFFWFKNVSKGDFTIIAYKNLRLSFGLRCSPTILMIGLYKILMLDTEGDLDNLKELKKLIYSLIYMDNGAFTANDSESLHWGFDNLNNIFNPYKFELQQFVTNDVMLQEKIDKNLDEVTPDVVKIFGLKWNRITDCISSPKLELDSKANTKRLILKSIASNFDPYNFNGPILNRARLFMHELQLNTSLGWDTELSIEQQREWRNIVKQVNMTPPIEVPRVVGERNGSYRLIAFTDSSKIIYGTTIFIQCIETKQVSFVLAKNRLVNKQLESKSIPSLEFQGIVLGTETLLDLSKDLAGPQCPKPIRIVESVLYTDSIVSLSWINSYVNKLDKMNKRSVFIMNRLDHIQRTCENNPVRFCFVSGILNPADCITRPMSYKQLLKTNYFTGPEFLRCERDELCSNADTFDIVVPNPNFNPLNENSFSISASKLSESQVLAESNPEHLVVLDKCSSFSKLVRIHEYVLKFIALLKRRANSVSFNFGDASSFHLEATRHIIRNDQRIWYGEVFQYLENRNKRVKDIPNIIAQLNVYMDDHGLLRIRSKMPKWRKDTFVNFPILLHKHSKLTRLVIKDFHEKFSHAGVYSLLSEIRKKFWIPHYFSVVKKVIKECVICKRFKERTVKVNQSAYRDFRIDPPSIPFRYIFIDHFGPYNVKLNGKKSKVWVLCLTCLWSRAINLKICLDLTTKEFLRAFQMLSYQYGIPQLVLSDLGSQLVAGANVVTNFLGDPESQAYFEENGVKSIKFQQYPKGCNKLGGLVETCAKMSKRLIYGALRNNVLDFRDFEFFVEQTVHLVNRRPIAFKEGLRDSITDEVPDAITPEILIHGHELLSINIIPDLQGNPDEDLNWTADDHVSKVLDKYQKLRNVRSRLINIYNSEFIAHLVSQATDERSRYKPVTHKRIQIGDIVLLKEPHMKPSNYPMGIVKKVKLNDLDEVTDIAVFKGASRETVRRHVTSVIPLLSPVTNDSEEKADIKEDSSTHQRKEREAAVISEARTRDMLRN; via the coding sequence atgacagacattaggcttcttgttatgagtcggaagtacatccgctctcaagtcactagacaatttaatgaaaggcataaattttcgcagtataatagctcacaaaagttaaatcttgttgaaaaacttaagaattttaaggaagaacttaaagggtttgatagtaaagtcatatctttgaagtggtcagagagcgaagatgaaaatgaaatggaaattgaatttagctcttgtcaggaatataaagaaaaaatttctgaaatgttgctgctcttagaggttaatgttaatggaagcacaagtgaaaatctgaatgaaactcctcttagtcgtcttaaaagtccagtagcacctttgcctaaatttaagagttctgatgatgaaagtttggaattattcttacagcagtttgaggaaactactagaaagttttcttacacagattatgataggttgttgttacttaaacagcaggtttctggcaaggctttacttttgatagactctttagaagcagacaaacaaggttattcccatgcaaaggaactcttaaaaacagcttttgcctcggttccaactcaaaagtttaatgtgatgaaacaacttcaagagctgaagttaggttatgattcagaaccctttcagtatattagtaatattagaaaattacaagaagctgttaagactttgaaaatggatatagatgatgttttgcagtactttttcctaagaggaatgaatgaaactttcagaaatcagttgatacaaattactaacaattcaaagcccactacaagtgaaattgttgataacttttttgaagccaatgaacggtatcagaatgcaaataaacttggtaaattaagtaaaagtaaactgccttctgctgaaaggcatcaagataaactaggattgagtaaaagttcaaacttagcagcagaggttaattttaaaagctccaatccttttaattcttgcacactttgtagtgataaggttaatggtgatcatccaatccataagtgccctaatttcgctactgctaaggaaaagatagctaggttgagcattttgaatggttgcactaaatgtgcaagaatcgagcatttggatagctcgtgtcattttagattttccagaaagtgtaaatattgtcagggatggcatttctcctttctttgcctgtcagataatcatgaaagttccgaggtcagagatttggtgcgtaatcctaaaaaagcagttcctaaccctaagcaaaacgagaaaagtaaatcaaaagatgttcaaaatagtacacagaatggggtagtttgtccaggtagttcctttcagagtaaggggggcataaattcaattttacccacattttcttgtactttgggccctagtaaaataagaggattgaaggattcaggtagccaagctaatttcatttctgagtgtgctttagaaggtcagtgtttcaaagttgtgaaagataattttgatcttgttgtcaatgggtttaatggagcaaaatgctatcgaaccaagatagttcaaatttctgttaagattggggagacagcgcataatatagaagctatttgtgtcccaggtattgatataaatttgaatttacccggccttggtaaagttgttagaagttttagaaattatggttataagcttttagatgagtttcttgatgaggctagagaagacatatcaaacattcagtttgtcctgggggcaaattcagctcattgtctcatggaaaagatggttagttttggtcatagtggtcagtgtgtgtactatgaaacaagatttggcattatgttaataggaaacatagagaaattaattgcaaatttgacatttctccctagcctgcatgatgatactcatttactttttggcttggaagagaatttagatgagcaaggtaaatcactggataatattaaatttcctatgacttcatgtttcaagtctagtgttagatgtattggaagtgcagaggatcctacaatctgtattttagatcatgatggcaggatcagcgagcataaattgcaaaaagctactgatcatattttagagcgagaatgctcatattatttgcacaaagatagaactgacttagatggggagagcactgaacataataagaaattagttaggtatttacttaataatacacaaagagatgaagaaggcaggttggtaatgccacttttatggaatggtcgtgtttctcatttgctgggaaagaacacaaatttagcaaagcaaattttgaaatctaacctaaagaaattatcgaagaatAATGAATTTTTGAGATTACTGGATGATAACATAAAGACTCAGGTagctcaaaacttaattgaaaggattgataatttggataagttttgtgaagaacacccagagtacagtgttttgccgcacatgggaatatttaagttagaccacagtactactaaatgccgaatggtttttctctctaatttgtgtgaaaaacaaagtaatggctccccctctattagccacaatcaggcaatgtgggctggcccttgtattaatcagaacttgtctactgccttgctacttttaaggtttgattctcatttattgtgctttgatttaaagaaagctttccagcagatagcattaaatgaaactgatcaaagtaaattattattcttttggtttaaaaatgtaagtaaaggagattttaccattatagcatacaagaatcttcgtctaagttttgggctaaggtgtagcccaacaatattgatgattggtttgtacaaaatattgatgctagacactgaaggtgatttggacaacttaaaggaattgaagaaacttatttactctttgatatacatggataatggtgcgttcactgcaaatgattctgaaagcttacactggggttttgataacttgaataacatttttaatccatataaatttgaattacaacaattcgttaccaatgatgttatgctccaagaaaaaatagataagaatttggatgaagtcactcctgatgtagtaaaaatatttggtttaaagtggaaccgaataacagattgtatttcctctcctaaacttgagctagactctaaagcaaacactaagagactgatattgaaaagcattgcttcaaattttgatccatataatttcaatggacctattttaaacagagctcgtttatttatgcatgaacttcaattaaacacttctctaggatgggatacagaattgtccattgagcaacaacgagaatggcgtaacatagtcaaacaagttaacatgactcctccaattgaggtacctagagttgtcggggagagaaatgggtcatatcgtttaattgcatttactgacagcagtaaaataatctatgggacaacaatttttattcagtgcatagaaactaagcaagtcagttttgttctagcaaagaatcgcttggttaacaagcagttagaaagcaaaagtattccatctctagaattccaagggatagttttgggaacagaaacattattggatttgagtaaggatttggcaggccctcagtgccctaaacctattagaattgtagaatcagtactgtatacagatagcattgtttcactgagctggattaattcttatgtgaacaaattagataaaatgaataaaaggagtgtctttatcatgaatcgtttggatcacattcaaaggacctgtgaaaataacccagttagattttgttttgtcagtggtatcttgaaccctgcagattgtataactaggcctatgtcgtacaaacagcttttgaaaactaattatttcactggcccagaatttttaagatgtgaaagggatgaactgtgcagtaatgctgacacatttgatatagttgtacccaatccaaattttaatccattgaatgaaaattccttctcaatttctgcatctaaattaagtgaatcacaagtcttagcagaatcaaaccctgaacatttagtcgtcctggacaagtgttccagtttctctaagcttgttagaattcacgagtacgttcttaaattcattgctttgctcaaaagaagagcaaactcagtttcttttaactttggtgatgcatcctcctttcatttggaagctactagacatatcataaggaatgatcagagaatctggtatggtgaagttttccagtatttagaaaacagaaataagagagtaaaggatattcctaatattattgctcaacttaatgtatacatggatgatcatggactcttaagaattagaagtaagatgcctaaatggagaaaagatacttttgtcaactttcctattttgcttcacaaacacagtaagttaactcgattagtaataaaagattttcatgagaaattctctcatgctggtgtttattcccttttgtcagagataagaaaaaagttttggattccacattacttttcagtagtaaaaaaggtcatcaaagaatgtgtcatttgtaagagattcaaagagagaacggttaaggtcaatcaaagtgcctatcgcgattttaggattgaccctccctctataccattcaggtatatttttattgatcattttggaccgtataacgttaagcttaatggtaaaaagagcaaagtttgggttctatgtttaacttgtctctggtcgagggcaattaatttaaaaatttgtttagatctcactacaaaagaatttttaagagcttttcaaatgctttcatatcagtatggaatccctcaactagtcttgtcagatcttggatctcagttggtagctggagctaatgtggtcactaatttcctgggtgatcctgagagtcaggcatattttgaagaaaatggtgtaaagtcaatcaagtttcagcagtatccaaagggatgtaacaaattaggaggacttgttgagacttgtgctaagatgagtaagcgtttaatctatggagcattaagaaataatgtgttagacttccgtgattttgagttttttgtagagcaaaccgttcacttagttaacaggcgccctattgccttcaaagaagggttgagagacagtatcacagatgaagtgcctgatgcaattacaccagaaatattaattcatggacatgaattgctgtctattaacattattcctgacttgcagggcaatccagatgaagatctgaactggacggcagatgatcatgttagcaaagttttagacaagtatcaaaaacttagaaatgtgaggtctcgacttattaacatttataattcagaatttatagcacacttagtgtcacaagctacagacgaaaggagtagatataaaccagtgacacataaaagaattcaaataggtgatattgttctgttaaaagaaccgcacatgaaaccttcaaattacccaatgggtattgttaaaaaagtaaaattaaatgacttggatgaagtaactgacatagctgtgtttaagggagcttctcgtgaaactgtaagacggcatgttacttcagtaatacctctcttaagccctgtgactaatgacagtgaagaaaaggcagatattaaagaggacagtagtacacaccaaagaaaagagagagaggctgctgtcattagtgaggcaagaacaagagatatgttgagaaattag